One genomic region from Cyanobium usitatum str. Tous encodes:
- a CDS encoding carbohydrate ABC transporter permease — protein sequence MSLPLSGPRRSRLSAAAQLILLLLVALAMLVPLLWLVSTSLKGPAEDIFTSPPALWPSQPSFEAYRRLFSDNPIGTYLLNSTIVSALAVLANVLFCSLAAYPLARMNFRGRGLVLALVVATILIPFQVVMIPLYLLMVQIGLRNTLWALIIPQAATAFGIFLLRQSFLGVPVELEEAARCDGCTPVGEWWNVMIPAARADLITLAMFVFIGTWSDFLWPLVILDEPELYTLPLGLQQLASSFSLDWRLVAAGAVISILPVLAVFIGLQRYILPSAAGDAVKG from the coding sequence ATGAGCCTGCCCCTCTCAGGACCGCGCCGCTCACGGCTCAGTGCCGCCGCCCAGCTGATTTTGTTGTTGCTGGTGGCCCTGGCGATGCTGGTGCCGCTGCTGTGGCTGGTGAGCACCTCGCTCAAGGGTCCGGCGGAGGACATTTTCACCAGCCCGCCAGCCCTCTGGCCAAGCCAGCCCAGCTTTGAGGCCTACAGGCGCCTTTTTAGCGACAACCCAATCGGCACCTACCTGCTCAACAGCACGATTGTGAGTGCTCTGGCGGTGCTGGCCAATGTGCTCTTCTGCTCGCTGGCGGCCTATCCCCTGGCCCGCATGAATTTTCGCGGCCGCGGCCTGGTGCTGGCCCTGGTGGTAGCAACGATTTTGATCCCCTTTCAGGTGGTGATGATTCCGCTCTACCTGCTGATGGTGCAGATCGGCCTGCGCAACACCCTCTGGGCCCTGATCATTCCCCAGGCAGCCACCGCCTTTGGCATCTTCCTGCTGCGCCAGAGCTTCCTGGGCGTGCCGGTGGAGCTGGAGGAGGCGGCCCGTTGCGATGGCTGCACGCCGGTGGGGGAGTGGTGGAACGTGATGATTCCAGCGGCCCGGGCCGACCTGATAACCCTGGCGATGTTTGTGTTCATCGGCACCTGGAGCGATTTTCTCTGGCCCTTGGTGATCCTCGATGAACCCGAGCTCTACACCCTGCCGCTTGGGCTGCAGCAGCTGGCCAGCAGCTTCTCACTCGACTGGCGCCTGGTGGCGGCAGGAGCGGTGATTTCGATCCTGCCTGTGCTGGCGGTGTTTATCGGCCTGCAGCGCTACATCCTGCCCAGCGCCGCCGGCGATGCGGTTAAAGGCTGA
- the crtE gene encoding geranylgeranyl diphosphate synthase CrtE, translating into MTAADSSPFDFAAYLEATRLRVEAALDGSLGPERPESLREAMRYSLLAGGKRLRPILCLAACELAGGDSDLAMPTAVALEMVHTMSLIHDDLPAMDNDDLRRGRPTNHKVYGEANAILAGDALLTRAFEMVAMRSPGVPAERLLAVVGELSLASGAPGLVGGQVVDLECEAKSVDLDTLEYIHLHKTGALLRACVLTGALIAAASAELLAALRTYARGIGLAFQIIDDILDVTASSEVLGKTAGKDLTADKTTYPKLLGLEESRQRADALVAEAKAALAPWQASAAPLLALADYITSRDR; encoded by the coding sequence ATGACCGCGGCGGACTCCAGCCCCTTTGACTTCGCCGCCTATCTGGAGGCGACCCGCCTGCGGGTGGAGGCGGCCCTTGATGGCTCCCTGGGGCCGGAGCGGCCCGAATCCCTGCGCGAGGCGATGCGTTATTCGCTGCTGGCCGGTGGCAAGCGGCTGCGGCCGATCCTCTGCCTGGCGGCCTGTGAGCTGGCTGGTGGCGACAGCGATTTGGCCATGCCCACGGCGGTGGCCCTGGAGATGGTGCACACCATGTCGCTGATCCATGACGACCTGCCGGCGATGGACAACGACGATCTGCGCCGCGGCCGCCCCACTAATCACAAGGTGTATGGCGAAGCCAACGCCATCCTGGCCGGTGATGCCCTGCTCACCCGCGCCTTTGAGATGGTGGCGATGCGCAGCCCGGGCGTGCCGGCCGAGCGCTTGCTGGCGGTGGTGGGAGAGCTATCCCTGGCTTCTGGCGCCCCCGGCCTGGTGGGCGGTCAGGTGGTGGATCTGGAGTGCGAGGCCAAATCCGTCGATCTCGACACCCTCGAATACATCCACCTGCACAAAACCGGCGCCCTGCTGCGGGCCTGCGTGCTCACCGGCGCCCTGATCGCTGCTGCCTCCGCGGAGCTGCTGGCCGCCCTGCGCACCTACGCCCGCGGCATTGGTTTGGCCTTTCAGATCATCGACGACATCCTTGATGTCACCGCCAGCAGTGAGGTTCTTGGCAAAACCGCCGGCAAGGATCTCACCGCCGACAAAACCACCTACCCCAAGCTGCTGGGCTTAGAGGAATCGCGCCAGCGGGCTGATGCCCTAGTGGCCGAGGCCAAGGCCGCCCTGGCTCCCTGGCAGGCCAGTGCCGCGCCCCTGCTGGCCCTGGCCGACTACATCACGAGCCGCGACCGATGA
- a CDS encoding peptide ligase PGM1-related protein, with amino-acid sequence MTLLNFRELQTQLKPQWGRSTAVQGPDVDVLMVPSLSMDQNQIDLVTGAHHYEERQLFSLIRLRDPGVRMVYATSKPLGELVVDAVLELLPGVPTSHARRRLHLVDTDDASSRPLTAKLLERPALLGRIAELLRPGRSFINCFVVSDLERQLSERLQVPLLGTDPALGYWGSKAGSRELFARCGVPHPPGSALTHNLDDLCEATAELWEAHPELRHCVVKLNEGFSGEGNAPLPLAPLQLAGLSGAERRRRLRQALEALPMPAASWKEQLAVQGALVEAWLEGGEELCSPSVQGTIHPGTAGQPGLVEVLSSHEQVLGGASGQTYLGCSFPAAEPYRAELMRHGQAVGEALAAEGALERYAVDFIARRFSDRWDLQAIEVNLRQGGTTHPYMALSAITSGSLDPASGLYHAPSGPALHYKATDNLTAPHLRGLLPVDLIDIVAEAGLHFDPAKLRGSVFHLLGCLSEYGKLGMTCIGRSAAEAEAVYAATEAELLRGARRLGH; translated from the coding sequence ATGACATTGCTCAACTTCCGCGAGCTCCAGACCCAGCTGAAGCCGCAGTGGGGCCGGAGCACCGCAGTCCAGGGGCCGGATGTGGACGTGCTGATGGTGCCGTCGCTGTCGATGGACCAGAACCAGATCGACTTGGTGACCGGCGCCCACCACTACGAGGAGCGCCAGCTGTTTTCGCTGATCCGGCTGCGGGACCCGGGGGTGCGCATGGTGTACGCCACCAGCAAACCGCTGGGGGAGCTGGTGGTGGATGCGGTGCTGGAGCTGCTGCCGGGGGTGCCCACCTCCCACGCGCGGCGGCGGTTGCACCTGGTCGACACCGACGACGCCTCAAGCCGGCCCCTCACCGCCAAGCTGCTGGAGCGGCCGGCCCTGCTGGGGCGCATCGCCGAGCTGCTGCGGCCGGGGCGCAGCTTCATCAACTGCTTTGTGGTGAGCGACCTGGAACGCCAGCTCTCGGAGCGGCTGCAGGTGCCGCTGCTGGGCACCGATCCGGCCCTGGGCTATTGGGGCAGCAAGGCCGGCAGCCGCGAGCTGTTCGCCCGCTGCGGCGTGCCCCACCCGCCCGGCTCGGCCCTCACCCACAACCTCGACGACCTGTGCGAAGCCACCGCCGAGCTCTGGGAAGCCCACCCCGAGCTGCGCCACTGCGTGGTGAAGCTCAATGAGGGCTTCAGCGGCGAGGGCAATGCCCCCCTGCCACTGGCGCCGCTACAGCTGGCCGGGCTCAGTGGCGCTGAGCGACGGCGGCGGTTGCGGCAGGCTCTGGAGGCGCTGCCGATGCCAGCAGCCAGCTGGAAGGAGCAGCTGGCGGTGCAGGGGGCGCTAGTGGAGGCTTGGCTGGAAGGAGGGGAGGAGCTCTGCTCACCGAGCGTGCAGGGCACGATTCATCCCGGCACAGCGGGCCAGCCAGGGCTGGTAGAAGTGCTCTCGAGCCATGAACAGGTGCTGGGCGGCGCCAGCGGCCAGACCTACCTCGGCTGCAGCTTCCCGGCGGCCGAGCCCTACCGGGCCGAGCTGATGCGCCACGGCCAGGCGGTGGGCGAGGCGCTGGCGGCGGAGGGGGCCCTGGAGCGCTACGCGGTGGATTTCATCGCCCGGCGCTTTAGCGATCGCTGGGACCTACAGGCGATCGAGGTGAACCTGCGCCAGGGGGGCACCACCCACCCCTACATGGCGCTAAGCGCCATCACCAGCGGCAGCCTCGATCCAGCCAGCGGTTTGTATCACGCCCCCAGCGGCCCGGCCCTGCACTACAAGGCCACCGACAACCTCACGGCGCCGCACCTGCGCGGGCTGCTGCCGGTGGATCTGATCGACATCGTGGCGGAGGCGGGCCTGCACTTCGACCCAGCCAAGTTGCGCGGCAGCGTGTTTCACCTGTTGGGCTGCCTGTCGGAATACGGCAAGCTCGGCATGACCTGCATCGGCCGCAGCGCCGCGGAAGCAGAAGCGGTGTACGCCGCCACCGAGGCCGAGCTGCTTCGGGGTGCCCGGCGGCTGGGGCACTAG
- a CDS encoding ATP-dependent DNA helicase, whose amino-acid sequence MVDLTADQQVAVAAFAAWLAAPADGTPFVLSGYAGTGKTFLSMRFLAQVEATGLCWTVVAPTHKAVGVLRSYLAGAGLSPTWFPSTIHRLLRLKLKRQRDIERCEETEQTAVALEHLGLVLIDEASMVDSTLLEISLRCAHPFRTRLVFVGDPAQLPPVGEPVSPVFSLGRASRAELRQVVRHQGPVLRLASGLRQGDLPCRRPPPLPPIRNASGQVALLERGAWLQAAQAALRRSAETDNPDLARILCYTNRSLEQLVPIARRALHGEMADQLPVLPGEVLITRAAVMAPACREGEDAAEEPDMLLGSNRELVVRDVMPERCDLADFGVPDAPVIDTLTARVEAGDSQLSLRLLPPLGSAARIALEAVLARLRQQAKDAGKQDGKGLWRRFFLVRDAFASLGPAAVLTVHRSQGSTFAEVFVDGDVFWPSDTVLRRQLVYVAVSRASQAVSLVASPGPLAEQQLWSDWLQADS is encoded by the coding sequence TTGGTTGACCTCACTGCCGACCAACAGGTCGCAGTAGCGGCTTTTGCCGCTTGGCTCGCCGCTCCGGCGGATGGCACGCCCTTTGTGCTCAGCGGCTACGCCGGCACCGGCAAAACCTTCCTCTCGATGCGCTTTCTGGCCCAGGTGGAGGCCACCGGGCTCTGCTGGACCGTGGTCGCCCCCACCCATAAGGCCGTGGGTGTGCTGCGCTCCTACCTGGCTGGGGCTGGCCTTTCGCCCACCTGGTTTCCTTCCACCATTCACCGCCTGCTGCGGCTGAAACTCAAGCGCCAGCGTGATATCGAGCGCTGCGAGGAAACCGAGCAAACCGCCGTCGCCCTCGAGCACCTGGGCCTGGTGCTGATCGATGAGGCCTCAATGGTGGACTCCACCCTGCTGGAGATCAGCTTGCGCTGCGCCCACCCTTTTCGCACCCGGCTGGTGTTTGTGGGCGATCCGGCCCAGTTGCCGCCGGTTGGTGAACCCGTGAGCCCGGTGTTCAGCCTGGGCCGGGCCAGCCGGGCCGAGCTGCGCCAGGTGGTGCGCCACCAGGGGCCGGTGCTGCGCCTGGCCTCGGGGTTGCGCCAGGGCGACCTGCCCTGCCGCCGCCCGCCGCCGCTGCCGCCGATCCGCAATGCCAGCGGTCAGGTGGCCCTGCTGGAGCGCGGCGCCTGGCTGCAAGCCGCCCAGGCCGCCCTGCGCCGCAGCGCCGAAACCGACAACCCCGACCTAGCCCGCATCCTCTGCTACACGAACCGCTCCCTCGAGCAGCTGGTGCCGATCGCCCGCCGCGCCCTGCACGGCGAAATGGCCGACCAGCTGCCGGTGCTGCCCGGCGAGGTGCTGATCACCCGCGCTGCCGTGATGGCCCCCGCCTGCCGCGAGGGTGAAGATGCCGCCGAGGAGCCCGACATGCTGCTGGGCTCCAACCGGGAGCTGGTGGTGCGCGATGTCATGCCCGAGCGCTGCGATCTGGCCGACTTCGGCGTGCCTGATGCGCCGGTGATCGATACCCTCACCGCCCGGGTGGAGGCCGGCGATAGCCAGCTGAGCCTGCGGCTACTGCCGCCCCTGGGTTCGGCGGCCCGGATCGCCCTCGAGGCTGTGTTGGCCCGCCTACGCCAGCAGGCCAAGGACGCCGGCAAGCAGGACGGCAAGGGCCTGTGGCGCCGTTTTTTCCTGGTGCGAGATGCCTTTGCCTCCCTCGGTCCGGCCGCCGTTCTCACCGTGCATCGCAGCCAGGGCAGCACTTTTGCCGAGGTGTTTGTGGATGGCGATGTGTTCTGGCCCAGCGACACCGTGCTGCGCCGCCAGCTGGTCTATGTGGCCGTGAGCCGTGCCAGCCAGGCGGTGTCGCTGGTGGCGAGCCCAGGCCCCCTCGCCGAGCAGCAGCTTTGGAGCGACTGGCTGCAGGCTGATTCCTGA
- a CDS encoding acylphosphatase gives MIVRGQVQGVGYRAACSLRAQDLGLSGWVRNCSDGSVEIEAEGCPQELTELRLWCEKGPAEAVVNSVANSQIAATGTDWFEVRR, from the coding sequence TTGATCGTGCGCGGCCAGGTGCAGGGGGTGGGCTACCGGGCTGCCTGCAGCCTGCGGGCCCAGGATCTCGGCCTGAGCGGCTGGGTGCGCAACTGCTCCGATGGTTCGGTGGAGATAGAAGCTGAAGGCTGTCCGCAGGAACTCACCGAGCTGCGGCTGTGGTGCGAGAAGGGCCCGGCTGAAGCGGTGGTGAACAGCGTGGCCAATAGTCAGATAGCAGCCACCGGAACCGACTGGTTTGAAGTGCGTCGCTGA
- a CDS encoding HDIG domain-containing metalloprotein, with amino-acid sequence MVLRRLRTLWRQLLRLERPRHSPGLWRNRDTASVLLVCALVALVSSWPWLVEPNLRPGMEAPFTARAPQAAMVVDSNALEERRQELVPRSTVQVVDEQASGQLRQKLEQVLQAVEKQAKSDQQRIEPVAITSEERKWLRGAGGTQLTAWGREVRQAQLRMLSQGLAAGVAEGQLLQAATLQLEPLAPLPRGLGARLLASSLQGHSNLRSDPGLSQRRIEALITQQGIPTIKVQQGDLITRQGDTISPQAFDVLDYFGLVNRRPRPLAWLGHFLEALAMAGVLVLVLRRWRACLEPRQALLALGGLLVVQGFALWLGPLASPLVLLVPPALLLAQGLGTPCGLAWLAAASFLWPMPITALMGVRLLVAAAVGSLAALAAGRQRSRAELLQLAVLLPGAGLLLQWLLLQWGLQGPGAVAQVDLISEALLLGGLLMAGLLLAPLVETFFGLVTRARLMELADLQRPLLRRLSVEAPGTFEHTLMIAGLAEEGARAIQADIDLVRTGAMYHDVGKLHGPQWFIENQGEGANPHDSLDDPFASAAILQAHVDEGLKLARRYRLPRPLADFIPEHQGTLKMGYFLHHARERDPGVAEERFRYRGPTPRSRETAILMLADGCEAALRSLPPGTCESEARQMVRRIIEARQDDNQLAESGISRAELELLIRAFVRVWRRMRHRRIAYPIPARKGYSA; translated from the coding sequence ATGGTGTTAAGGCGGCTGCGAACCCTGTGGCGGCAGTTATTGCGGCTGGAGCGCCCGCGGCATTCGCCGGGACTTTGGCGCAATCGCGATACAGCCTCAGTGCTACTGGTGTGCGCCCTGGTGGCCCTGGTATCGAGTTGGCCCTGGCTGGTGGAGCCAAACCTGCGACCCGGCATGGAGGCGCCCTTCACCGCTAGGGCGCCGCAGGCGGCAATGGTGGTGGATAGCAACGCCCTGGAGGAGCGGCGCCAGGAGTTGGTGCCTCGCAGCACGGTGCAGGTGGTGGATGAGCAGGCCAGCGGGCAACTGCGTCAAAAATTGGAGCAGGTTCTGCAGGCGGTGGAAAAGCAGGCCAAATCAGACCAGCAGCGCATCGAACCGGTGGCAATCACCAGCGAGGAGCGCAAGTGGCTGCGGGGGGCCGGGGGCACCCAGCTCACGGCCTGGGGCCGGGAGGTGCGTCAAGCCCAGCTGCGCATGCTCAGCCAGGGGCTGGCAGCTGGCGTGGCAGAAGGCCAGCTGCTGCAGGCGGCCACCCTGCAGCTCGAGCCCTTGGCACCGCTACCGCGGGGGCTGGGGGCACGGCTTTTGGCTAGCTCCCTACAGGGCCACTCCAACCTGCGCAGTGATCCAGGCCTGAGCCAGCGACGCATCGAGGCGTTGATCACCCAGCAGGGGATCCCCACGATCAAGGTGCAGCAGGGAGATCTGATCACCCGTCAGGGCGACACGATCAGCCCCCAGGCCTTTGACGTGCTCGATTACTTCGGCCTGGTGAACCGGCGGCCGCGGCCCCTGGCCTGGCTAGGTCATTTTCTTGAAGCGCTGGCCATGGCTGGCGTGCTGGTGCTGGTGCTGCGCCGCTGGCGGGCCTGCCTGGAGCCGCGGCAAGCGCTGCTGGCCCTGGGGGGCCTGCTGGTGGTGCAGGGTTTTGCGCTGTGGCTGGGACCGCTGGCGAGTCCGCTGGTGCTGCTGGTGCCCCCGGCGCTGCTGCTGGCCCAAGGCCTGGGCACCCCCTGCGGCTTGGCCTGGCTGGCGGCAGCCAGCTTCCTGTGGCCGATGCCGATCACGGCCCTGATGGGAGTGCGGCTGCTGGTGGCGGCAGCGGTGGGCAGCCTGGCGGCCCTGGCGGCCGGACGACAGCGCAGCCGGGCTGAACTACTGCAACTGGCGGTGCTGCTGCCCGGCGCCGGGCTGCTGCTGCAGTGGCTACTACTGCAATGGGGGCTGCAGGGGCCGGGAGCGGTGGCCCAGGTGGACCTCATTAGCGAAGCCCTGCTACTGGGCGGGCTGCTGATGGCGGGCCTGCTGCTTGCGCCGCTGGTGGAAACCTTCTTTGGCCTGGTGACGCGGGCGCGGTTGATGGAGCTGGCCGACCTACAAAGGCCCCTGCTGCGGCGGCTCTCGGTGGAAGCACCCGGCACCTTCGAGCACACCTTGATGATCGCGGGCCTAGCTGAGGAGGGGGCGCGGGCCATCCAGGCCGACATCGATCTGGTGCGCACCGGGGCGATGTATCACGACGTGGGCAAACTGCACGGCCCCCAGTGGTTTATCGAGAATCAGGGCGAGGGCGCCAACCCGCACGACAGCCTTGACGACCCCTTCGCCAGCGCCGCCATCCTGCAGGCCCATGTGGATGAGGGATTGAAGCTGGCCCGCCGCTATCGGTTGCCGCGGCCCCTGGCCGACTTCATCCCAGAGCACCAGGGCACCTTGAAGATGGGCTATTTCCTGCACCATGCCCGCGAACGGGATCCTGGCGTTGCCGAGGAGCGCTTCCGCTATCGGGGGCCAACCCCCCGCAGCCGGGAGACGGCGATCTTGATGCTGGCCGATGGCTGCGAAGCCGCCCTGCGCTCCCTGCCGCCAGGCACTTGCGAAAGCGAGGCTCGCCAGATGGTGCGCCGCATCATCGAAGCCCGCCAGGACGACAACCAGCTAGCCGAAAGTGGCATCAGTCGGGCCGAACTGGAACTACTGATCCGGGCCTTCGTGCGGGTGTGGCGGCGGATGCGCCACCGCCGGATCGCCTACCCGATCCCAGCCAGAAAGGGCTACAGCGCCTAG
- the folD gene encoding bifunctional methylenetetrahydrofolate dehydrogenase/methenyltetrahydrofolate cyclohydrolase FolD produces the protein MATRMDGRQLAGEIELRLQATIAERLAAVGRPPGLAVLRVGDDPASGVYVANKEKACARVGITSLGAHLSATASAAEVLAAVQQLNADPACDGILLQLPLPACLDEGPLLLAIDPEKDADGLHTLNLGRLLKGEPGPRSCTPAGVMALLARHGVALCGQRAVVVGRSILVGQPMALMLQAADATVSVAHSRTTDLAALTRQADVLVVAAGRPCMIGAEHVKPGAVVIDVGIHRTESGLCGDVRFEEVEPLASAISPVPGGVGPMTVTMLLVNTVVAWCRRAGVAHDLGDLVP, from the coding sequence ATGGCCACCCGTATGGACGGCCGCCAGCTGGCCGGTGAGATCGAACTCCGGTTGCAGGCGACGATCGCTGAGCGACTGGCAGCCGTGGGGCGCCCGCCTGGTTTGGCGGTGCTGCGGGTGGGCGACGACCCGGCCAGCGGCGTTTACGTAGCTAATAAGGAGAAGGCCTGCGCCCGGGTGGGCATCACCAGCCTGGGCGCCCACCTCAGCGCCACGGCCAGCGCTGCCGAAGTGCTGGCCGCGGTGCAGCAGCTCAACGCCGATCCCGCCTGCGACGGCATCTTGCTGCAGCTGCCCCTGCCTGCCTGCCTCGATGAAGGCCCCCTGCTGCTGGCGATCGACCCGGAGAAGGATGCCGATGGCCTGCACACCCTCAACCTGGGCCGGCTGCTCAAGGGTGAGCCGGGGCCGCGTAGCTGCACCCCCGCTGGTGTGATGGCCCTGCTGGCCCGCCACGGTGTGGCCCTTTGCGGCCAGCGGGCCGTCGTGGTGGGCCGCAGCATCCTGGTGGGCCAGCCGATGGCGCTGATGCTCCAAGCCGCCGATGCCACCGTGAGCGTGGCCCACTCCCGCACCACGGATCTCGCCGCCCTCACCCGCCAGGCCGACGTGCTGGTGGTGGCCGCCGGCCGGCCCTGCATGATCGGCGCCGAGCATGTCAAACCCGGTGCCGTGGTGATTGATGTGGGCATTCACCGTACCGAGAGCGGTCTATGCGGCGACGTGCGCTTTGAGGAGGTGGAGCCCCTCGCCAGCGCCATCAGCCCCGTGCCTGGTGGCGTCGGCCCGATGACCGTCACCATGCTGCTGGTAAACACCGTGGTGGCCTGGTGCCGCCGCGCCGGCGTCGCCCACGACCTGGGCGATCTGGTGCCCTGA
- a CDS encoding GAP family protein gives MSSNLLGELAAFGLAIGFSPLHIGLLLLLLLGPKPLQRGGLFVAGWLVTAALAVTLLLTVGHGLLLSMDKGSDHLTGLDLLAAGALLGLGAKELLNKNEEGAGPPGWTRRLDQFCALPLPLLLAISTGLQVASPDDLFLFAKSASSLLSAGLGRGQELLATGVFSLVSASLLLLPLLALLLAGPERVLPLLERGKQWLFAKGDLLVGLVSVALAVYLGWQGIEGLRLA, from the coding sequence ATGAGTTCCAACCTGCTCGGCGAGCTAGCAGCTTTTGGTTTGGCGATCGGCTTTTCGCCGCTGCACATCGGCCTGCTGCTGCTGCTCCTGCTCGGCCCCAAGCCGCTGCAGCGGGGCGGGCTGTTTGTGGCTGGCTGGCTGGTCACCGCCGCCCTGGCCGTAACCCTGCTGCTCACGGTGGGCCACGGCCTGCTGCTGAGCATGGACAAGGGCAGCGACCACCTCACCGGCCTCGACCTACTGGCCGCCGGCGCCCTGCTGGGGCTGGGGGCGAAGGAGCTGCTGAATAAGAATGAAGAGGGTGCGGGGCCGCCGGGCTGGACGCGCCGCCTCGATCAGTTCTGTGCCCTGCCCCTGCCGCTGCTGCTGGCCATCAGCACCGGCCTGCAGGTGGCCAGCCCCGACGATCTGTTTCTGTTTGCCAAGTCCGCCAGCAGCCTGCTTTCAGCGGGGCTTGGCCGCGGCCAGGAGCTGCTGGCTACTGGGGTATTCAGCTTGGTGAGCGCCAGCCTGCTGCTGCTGCCGCTGCTGGCCCTGCTGCTGGCCGGCCCAGAGCGCGTGCTGCCCCTGCTGGAGCGGGGCAAGCAGTGGCTGTTCGCCAAGGGCGACCTGCTGGTGGGCCTGGTGAGCGTGGCCCTGGCGGTGTATCTGGGCTGGCAGGGCATCGAGGGCCTGCGGCTGGCCTAG
- a CDS encoding divergent PAP2 family protein has translation MSNPVLIGVFDNGVLWWGLAACGVAQLSKLVIELVVHRRWNPRVLVETGGMPSSHSALLTGTTAALGWVQGFEGPLFALAAVLCFVVLYDASGVRRAAGLTAARVNEMGPAPKPLKENLGHTRLEVLIGALIGPLVALPGLVLAGSPLHLAQGLGWFTAVG, from the coding sequence ATGAGTAACCCCGTGCTGATAGGCGTCTTCGACAACGGCGTGCTCTGGTGGGGCCTGGCGGCCTGTGGCGTTGCCCAGCTCTCCAAGCTGGTGATTGAGCTGGTGGTGCATCGCCGCTGGAATCCGCGGGTGCTGGTGGAAACCGGTGGCATGCCCTCGAGCCACTCGGCCCTGCTCACCGGCACCACCGCAGCCCTTGGTTGGGTGCAGGGCTTTGAGGGGCCCCTGTTTGCCCTGGCGGCCGTGCTCTGTTTTGTGGTGCTCTACGACGCCTCTGGCGTGCGCCGCGCCGCCGGCCTCACCGCCGCCCGCGTTAATGAGATGGGACCCGCCCCGAAGCCCCTCAAGGAAAATCTCGGCCACACCCGCCTGGAGGTGCTGATCGGTGCCCTGATCGGGCCCCTGGTTGCCTTGCCCGGCTTGGTGCTGGCTGGTTCGCCGCTGCATCTGGCCCAGGGCCTGGGCTGGTTCACCGCGGTTGGTTGA
- a CDS encoding 2-isopropylmalate synthase codes for MARDPGRVLIFDTTLRDGEQSPGASLNLEEKLAIAQQLARLGVDIIEAGFPFASPGDFNAVQRIAETVGTPEGPVICGLARAAAGDIKACADAVAPAAKRRIHTFIATSDIHLEHKLRKSRAEVLAITAEMVAYARSLVEDVEFSCEDAGRSDPEFMHQVIEAAIKAGATTINIPDTVGYATPAEFGTLIAGINAQVPNIDQAVISVHGHNDLGLAVANFLEAVKNGARQLECTINGIGERAGNASLEELVMALHVRRSYFNPFLGRPAESTEPLTGVRTEEITKTSRLVSNLTGMAVQPNKAIVGANAFAHESGIHQDGVLKNRLTYEIIDARTVGLADNRISLGKLSGRSAFRARLEELGYTLEREDLDDAFARFKELADRKREISDRDLEAIVSEQVQQQDGGSFTLKSVQVSCGTGLQPTATVTLVTADGAELSEAAIGTGPVDAVCQALNRLAQVPNELVEFSVKSVTEGIDAMGDVTIRLRHEGVLYSGHSADTDIVVAAAQAFVNALNRLVAGGRHQPLHPQKAPLPVVGDLPLVGRPRV; via the coding sequence ATGGCCCGCGATCCCGGCCGCGTCTTGATCTTCGACACCACCTTGCGCGATGGCGAGCAGTCGCCTGGCGCCAGCCTGAACCTCGAGGAGAAGCTGGCGATCGCCCAGCAGCTGGCCCGCCTTGGCGTCGACATCATCGAGGCCGGCTTCCCCTTTGCCAGCCCCGGCGATTTCAATGCCGTGCAGCGCATTGCCGAAACCGTTGGTACGCCCGAAGGGCCGGTGATCTGCGGCCTGGCTCGGGCCGCTGCCGGCGACATCAAGGCCTGCGCTGATGCGGTGGCGCCCGCTGCTAAGCGGCGCATTCACACCTTTATCGCCACCAGTGACATCCATCTCGAGCACAAGCTGCGCAAGAGCCGCGCTGAGGTGCTGGCGATCACCGCCGAGATGGTGGCCTACGCCCGCTCGCTGGTCGAAGACGTGGAGTTTTCCTGCGAAGACGCCGGCCGCAGCGATCCGGAGTTCATGCATCAGGTGATCGAGGCGGCGATCAAGGCCGGTGCAACCACGATCAACATTCCCGACACCGTGGGCTACGCCACCCCGGCGGAATTCGGCACCCTGATCGCCGGCATCAATGCCCAGGTGCCCAATATCGATCAGGCGGTGATCTCGGTGCACGGCCACAACGACCTGGGTCTGGCGGTGGCCAACTTCCTCGAGGCGGTAAAAAACGGCGCTCGCCAGCTGGAGTGCACGATCAACGGCATCGGTGAACGGGCCGGCAATGCCTCGCTCGAGGAGCTGGTGATGGCTCTGCACGTGCGGCGCAGCTACTTCAACCCCTTCCTGGGGCGGCCAGCGGAGAGCACCGAGCCGCTCACGGGTGTGCGCACCGAGGAGATCACCAAGACCTCGCGGCTGGTGAGCAACCTCACCGGCATGGCGGTGCAGCCCAATAAGGCGATCGTGGGTGCCAATGCCTTCGCGCATGAGAGCGGCATCCACCAAGACGGCGTGCTCAAAAATCGCCTCACCTACGAAATCATTGATGCCCGCACCGTGGGCCTGGCTGACAACCGCATCTCCCTGGGCAAGCTGAGCGGCCGCAGCGCCTTCCGCGCCCGGCTAGAAGAGCTGGGCTACACGCTCGAGCGTGAGGATCTCGACGATGCCTTCGCCCGCTTCAAGGAGCTGGCTGATCGCAAGCGGGAGATCAGCGACCGCGATCTAGAGGCGATCGTGAGCGAGCAGGTGCAGCAGCAGGATGGCGGCAGCTTCACCCTCAAGAGTGTGCAAGTGAGCTGTGGCACGGGCTTGCAGCCCACCGCCACCGTCACCCTGGTAACGGCGGATGGCGCCGAGCTCAGCGAGGCGGCGATCGGCACCGGGCCGGTGGATGCGGTGTGTCAGGCGCTCAATCGGCTGGCCCAAGTGCCCAATGAGCTGGTGGAGTTTTCGGTGAAATCGGTGACCGAAGGCATCGATGCCATGGGCGATGTGACGATCCGGTTGCGCCACGAGGGTGTGCTTTATTCGGGCCACTCAGCCGACACGGACATCGTGGTGGCCGCCGCCCAGGCCTTCGTGAACGCCCTCAATAGGCTGGTGGCCGGTGGGCGTCACCAGCCGCTGCACCCCCAGAAGGCGCCGCTGCCCGTAGTGGGCGACCTGCCCCTGGTGGGTCGCCCGCGGGTTTAG